A portion of the Corynebacterium heidelbergense genome contains these proteins:
- the ruvC gene encoding crossover junction endodeoxyribonuclease RuvC codes for MVTTPTANGTRRPASLEGLRVMGIDPGLTRCGLSVVQAGRGRAVLPVAVGVVRTPAQEDLSRRLLRLSDAVEEWMADYRPDVVALERVFERSNISTAINTAHAAGVLMAASARRGAEVHMYTPSEVKKAISGNGRADKVQMTRMITRILGLGEPPKPADAADALALAVCHCWRAPMNHIVKGTA; via the coding sequence ATGGTGACCACCCCAACAGCCAACGGCACCCGCCGCCCCGCCAGCCTGGAGGGCCTGCGGGTCATGGGCATTGACCCGGGGCTCACCCGCTGCGGTCTATCGGTCGTTCAGGCAGGTCGGGGCCGGGCGGTCCTGCCGGTCGCCGTCGGGGTGGTGCGAACCCCCGCGCAGGAGGACCTGTCCCGTCGGCTGCTGCGCCTATCGGATGCTGTGGAGGAGTGGATGGCGGACTACCGCCCGGATGTTGTGGCCCTCGAGCGTGTTTTCGAGCGCTCGAATATTTCCACCGCCATCAACACGGCGCACGCGGCGGGCGTGCTCATGGCCGCCTCCGCACGACGGGGCGCGGAGGTCCACATGTACACCCCCAGCGAGGTGAAGAAGGCCATCAGCGGCAACGGGCGGGCCGATAAGGTGCAGATGACCCGGATGATCACCCGCATCCTGGGCCTGGGGGAGCCGCCGAAACCCGCCGATGCCGCCGATGCGCTGGCCTTGGCGGTCTGCCACTGCTGGCGGGCTCCCATGAACCACATCGTGAAAGGCACAGCATGA
- a CDS encoding YebC/PmpR family DNA-binding transcriptional regulator, with protein MSGHSKWATTKHKKAANDAKRGKEFAKLIKNVEVAARTGGGDPAGNPTLQDAITKAKKASVPNDNIERARKRGSGEEAGGADWQTIMYEGYGPGGVAMLIECLTDNRNRAATDVRTAMNKNGGNMADAGSVAYLFTRKGVALLDKAGNTEDDILMAVLEAGAEEVNDLGEKFEVVCEPGDMMAVRGALQESGIDYDSVEPDFKPSMEVPADASTAKRVMNLIDALEDSDDVQNVYTNMDVPDAVLAELEG; from the coding sequence ATGTCAGGCCACTCCAAATGGGCAACAACGAAGCACAAGAAGGCGGCGAACGACGCGAAGCGCGGCAAGGAATTCGCCAAGCTGATCAAGAACGTGGAAGTCGCCGCCCGGACCGGAGGCGGCGATCCCGCGGGTAACCCCACGCTGCAAGATGCCATCACCAAGGCCAAGAAGGCCTCCGTGCCCAACGACAACATCGAGCGGGCCCGCAAGCGCGGCTCTGGGGAAGAGGCCGGCGGCGCGGACTGGCAGACCATCATGTACGAGGGCTATGGCCCGGGTGGCGTGGCCATGCTCATCGAGTGCCTGACGGATAACCGCAACCGGGCCGCGACGGACGTGCGCACCGCGATGAATAAGAACGGCGGGAACATGGCGGACGCCGGTTCCGTGGCCTACCTGTTCACCCGCAAGGGCGTGGCCCTGTTGGACAAGGCCGGCAACACGGAAGACGACATTCTCATGGCCGTCCTCGAAGCCGGTGCGGAGGAAGTCAACGACCTCGGCGAGAAGTTCGAGGTGGTGTGCGAACCGGGGGACATGATGGCTGTGCGCGGCGCGCTGCAGGAATCGGGTATCGACTACGACTCCGTGGAGCCGGACTTCAAGCCCTCCATGGAGGTGCCCGCGGATGCCTCCACGGCCAAGCGGGTCATGAACCTCATTGATGCCCTGGAGGATTCCGATGATGTGCAGAACGTGTACACGAATATGGATGTCCCGGACGCGGTCCTTGCGGAGTTGGAGGGCTAG
- the pdxT gene encoding pyridoxal 5'-phosphate synthase glutaminase subunit PdxT: MPTPRIGVLSVQGGFAEHTDMLRNLGADPTPVRRLDHLQRLDGLVIPGGESTTISRLLDLSGMLEPLREAIAAGLPTFGTCAGLIMLSTDVLDTRPDAHSLGALDISVRRNAFGRQVNSFETTLNMAHVAEDTEAVFIRAPRVERVGESVEELATLPDGTVVAVQSGVVLGTSFHPELTGDDRIHRYFLSLVEQSR, encoded by the coding sequence ATGCCCACACCCCGCATTGGCGTTCTGTCCGTGCAAGGCGGCTTCGCCGAGCACACCGACATGTTGCGCAACCTCGGCGCGGACCCCACGCCCGTGCGCCGACTCGATCACCTTCAGCGCCTGGACGGGCTCGTCATCCCCGGGGGCGAGTCCACAACAATCTCCCGCCTGCTGGACCTGTCCGGCATGCTGGAGCCTCTGCGCGAGGCCATCGCTGCCGGCCTGCCTACCTTCGGGACCTGCGCGGGTCTCATCATGCTCTCCACGGATGTGCTGGACACCCGCCCGGATGCCCACAGCCTGGGTGCCCTGGATATCTCGGTGCGCCGCAATGCCTTCGGCCGACAGGTCAACTCCTTCGAAACGACGTTGAACATGGCCCACGTGGCCGAGGACACCGAGGCGGTGTTCATCCGAGCCCCCCGGGTCGAGCGGGTTGGGGAGTCCGTGGAGGAGCTAGCGACTCTGCCGGATGGCACGGTTGTCGCGGTGCAAAGCGGGGTGGTGCTTGGTACCAGCTTCCACCCGGAGCTCACCGGCGATGATCGCATCCACCGCTACTTCCTCTCGCTGGTCGAGCAGAGCCGCTAG